From the genome of Candidatus Hydrogenedentota bacterium:
CAGCGGCGGCTTCCACTGCGCGGACGACCCGGGCAGCACGGAAGACGGCTTTGTGCCGGGTCCCGGCGCGAACACGAGTTGCTGCCCGCACGACAGCGACTACGCGCCCAGCGGACCGGACTGGCAGGTCAAGCTGACGGAACTGTTGCGCGTGATCCAGTTCTACAATTCCGGCGGCTACCACTGGTGCCCCGGCGACGGGACCGAGGACGGGTTCTGCCCGGGCATTGCATAGCTTCGCCAAACGCGTGAATGACTTGTGCCCCGGCGCAGCCTGCGCGGCTGTGCCGGGGTTTCTCCACGAGTAGAGCGGACGCGCCGGTGTCCCGGAAGAATTCGAGCGCGGCCTGCTTCACCGGAGACCTGCTACCTTTCCGCCTTGGGTGCGTGCCGGAATGCCAGGCGCGCGCGGAAGGCGCCCGCGGTTGCGAATAACGTTTCCGTGTCAGGCCGTGAGCGCCCTTGTTCGCGCGCTTCCTGTACAGGTGCGATGCGGGCAACGCCGCGCGCTGCTATCTGTACCTGTTCTTCCCTGCCTTCGGGCGACGGGTGCTGCAGGAGATATTCCAAATCCGCGGCGCGTGACCGCGACGCGACGATGCAGATGACCTCCTCGCCGGGCGTTTCATCCAATGTGTAGTACTGTCCTTCCGCTGGAAGCCAATACTCGGCATCCGCCGCCAGTCGGGTTGCTTGCCCGCTCGTTTCCTTGCGCGGGAAAAGCCACGCGCCCTTCCCCGCGGAATCGTACTGATAGACGTACACGTAGCAGTCCGTGCGCGGACGCACGTAGACCTGATAGAGGTCGCGGGAGACCAGCACGCCTTCCCCCGAAACCACCTGTTCGCGGCCGCCCGACGGCGTCCGGCGGAACACGGCGACCTCCAGGGTGAGTTCGCGCCGGGCGCGCTCCGGCGCCTGCGCATCGACCCGCTCGACCTTTCTGACCTCGACTCTGCGGTTGACCGCATGTTCGAGCTCCGTGGAGGCGTGGCGTTTGATCAACATGTGTTCGCCGTGGCTGCAGGTCACTAACCGTTCCGCGAGGCGGGGCCATCCCGCGACGAGAAAAGTTCGCACGCTTTCGGCGCGCTGCAATCCGAGTTCATAGTTGTATTCGTCACTGCCGCGCGCATCCGTGTGCCCGCTGATCTCAAAACAGGCATCCGCATTCCCGGGGCTGGCGACAAGCATCTCAAGCGCCTTGCCAAGTTCCGTCAACTGTGCTTTCGCGCCGGGCACCAACACCGCGGAGTTGTAGCCAAACCCCACGCGCGCCTCGTTGAACGGCACCACCGGAGCGTTCACAACGCCGCCGATGCCCCGTGCGACTGGCGCTTCCAGCCGGGCGGCGATGTCTTTCGCCCCGAGCACGGCTCCTTCCGCCGCGGCCTCGGCGCGCAGCGCCTCCATGCGGCGCTGGGTGCATGCCGCTTCTTCGGGTGAAGGGTGATGTTTGAGGCCCTCTTCATAGCAGCGGACGGCATCCTCGTTGCGCCCGCAGCGGGCGTGTACGTCGCCCATTCCGAAATAGGCAATCGCCAAATCCGGGCGCAACGCGACGGTCTTCTCATAGCATTGCAGAGCCGCCTCGAAATCGCCCAGGCTCTCATAGACATCGCCGAGGTTATTCCACGCTTCGGCGAAGTCCGGTTCAAGCTCCAGCGCCTTGCAATAGAAATACGCTTTCTGCTGCAAAACATCAGGTGTTATGGTTTCGTTTTCGCGATTCAATTGCAGCGCCTGCTCGAAGAATGCCACCGCCTCGCTCGGGTGCGCGGCGCCCGCGGTCAGAGCCGGCCTGGCGGCGATGGTTTCCGCGCGCGCCGCGCGGCACCATAACCCCGGGAACACAAGCACCAGCGTCACAGCCATACAGAACCGCGCGTTGGAATTCTCAAATGCCTTTATCACAAATTGGTCCTCCCAGGGCAATACCCCGTAAACTGCATTGGCCTGGTCCCGCCAGCTCCGAGACCTGTAATGCTCACCCGCACGTTACTCCGCCACATGCCGAAAACCGCCTGACGCGACGACCCGGCCGTGTTGACCGAGTTCCTCTTCGACCGTTGCGCGCGCATCCTGCACCGGCGCAACACTTGATACCCCTTTGCGTAACGCAAGGACACGCGCGTTAATGCGCTCGATACTGGCATCCAAGCCGGTCATGGGCGCTTCGGACACAATCACGTACACCGTTTCCGTTCCCTGGCGCTCGTCGAGAACAAAACCATCCTTTGCGTCGGGGAAGACGTGCCTGACCCCGCCCTCGAGGCGCTGACCCAGCGGCAACGTCCATGTTCCCGCCCACAATCGGTTGAGCTCGCCCTGGCTGTCCAGCAACAACAGTTGCACGAAGGCGTCCCGGTTCAACTGGAGGGCCACTTGAAACTTCTCGCCAGAGGACAAAGCGCTTTCCGAGGTCAGCACCGTATGCTCGCCAGGTACCGCCGTCGAGGGCGCCCAAAGTTCCACCGATGCCTCCAGCGGGGAGGCATCCGAGGGCGGCGGCGCGGGCTGCTCCGTGATGGGCGGGGCGGGTCCGCTCGAAACGGCTTGCGGCGCCTGCCCGGCTGCTGGCGGAGCCGGAGACCGTGGAACAGCGGATGCGCGCGTTTCCTGGGCGCGCTGCGCATAACTCCAATACGCCAAGCCGCCGCCAGCGAGGACCAGTACGAGCAGCAGTGCCGCAATGACGCGTCTCCCCGGCCTGCATTCACGAAAACGGAACAAACGGCCATCGTCCGACTGCATGTAGAGCACCGGGATAAAGTACTCGCTCTGCGCGTCCGGGTTCGTGGCAGTCCGCCAGATTTCGCGACGGCCCTGCCGCATCGCGTCGTCCAATTGCCCGCATTGCGCCAGTGAAGTGTAGAACCCCCGGGCAAACGCCTTCGCGCCGTCGTCGGAGATGCGCAATTGCATGCCCACCACGGCGGGAAAATGACAGGCAAAGGCGCCAATGGCGGCCGTGCGGCAGCCGTTCAAAAAGACCAGCCGCACCTTCTTGCCCAGCAGGCATTGCGCCACGTCCGCCGTAGAACGCCATTCCATGCCGCCGTGAGGGCCGCAGAGCAGCAGTTCCGCCACGCCATGGGCATTAACATCGCCGTGACCGATGAAATGAATCACGTGGTGCCGCGCGGCTTCCTCATCCAGGCGCGCAAACGTGGCGTCCGGGCCGCGCAGGACGGTAATGCGCACCCGCGCCCCGAGCGGCTTCAGGGCTTCGCTCAACGCGGCTATTTCACCATCGATATCCAGCGCCCATTCCGGCGGCAGGTTCGCGGGCTCCGGCGCGAATACAGCTACCCGCACCGGCAGACGGTCCACGCGGAGTTCCGGGCTTGCCAGGCCGGGCGCGGAATCGACACGCCGCACCACCGAAACGGGTTCGCTAAGCACGAAGGGCCCCGATACGCCGCTGACCACGCCCGGCTGCCCGCAATGAATCATTTCAAGAGGGATGCGGCACAGCTCTTGAGCGGCGTGACTCTTGAATTCAAAGACAACGCGGACAGCCGGCAAGGAGGCCGTGCCGCCGAACGCGTGGTTCCAATGGATGCGCGCACTCGACGTGAGTTCTTCGGGGGTCAGAAACAAGCGATCGAAGATATCCGCGCCCGTTTGCTGCAGATATTCCCGCAACCGGGCGCCACCGGACGAATAAGACGGACCGTCCTCCGGCATAAGGTCGCGCGTCGCGGAGCGCGTGCGGTCCTCCCATACCTGAGCGTTCTCGATCCAGCGCGCGATGCTCGCGGCGTCTGCGCGTCCCCACGCTTTGCCCGCGCCGGCAAAGTCCCAGAGCGCCGTCAGCCCCCCGGTGGTCCTATCGAACGTTAAGTCCGCCAATACGTCGCGATAACCCATGCGTCTCGCCACCTTACCCGGTTCGTAAACACGTTATCTACAGGTCCACCACCAATGATAATGTCGCCGCGCCCGCCCATCCCCTTTCAAGATAGCAGTTCTACTGTCAGCACGTCACGCTGGCTGCCCCCGGTTACGCCCAAGAACAAGGCAACCCGATTCGTGTCTGCCCCGGCGCCCGCATTCGCGTCCGAAACATGACGGCCCGGAGGCCCGCGGCTGCACCCCCGTCGTCCAGCGAAACGGTCTGCCATTACCTCAGCGGCTTGAGAACCACAGAATATAGTAAAGACTCTTATACGAGTCGCGAAGCCGCCTGTTGGCCACGTGGTTTCACGCACTGTTGCGGCACTTCAAGAACCTCTGGCAACTTGTCTGGCCCAGGCGCGCACAGGCCGGACCGGACGGGCCCTAACGCAGTGGTCCGCGCGACCTCAATACTTCCGGATTCAGGCAGTTGGGCGGGGTGTCACCGCGCAGGCAGGCGATAATATTGGCCGCGGCGATTTCGGCCATGCGCGCGCGTGTTTCGGCGGTTGCGCTGCCAAGGTGAGGGAGCAGCACGGCGTTTTCGCAGGCCAGCAGCTCGGCGCGCACCCCCGGCTCGTGTTCAAAAACGTCCAGTCCAGCGGCAAAGATCTCACCCTGCCGCAGCGCGGCGGCGAGAGCCGCTTCGTCCACAATCGGGCCACGAGCGGTATTGACGAGCACGGCGGTCCTCTTCATTGCGCGGAACTCCGCCGCCCCGAACGCGTGCCGCGTCTCCGGCGTCAGCGGACAATGCACCGAGATGAAGTCCGATTCCCGCAAGAGTGTTGCCTTATCCACATGGGCCGCGTTCAGTTGGGCCGCGATGCCGGCCGGGAGCATGGCGACATCGTGATAGAGTACGCGCATGTCGAAGGAGCGCGCGCGCCGCGCTACGGCCTGGCCGATGCGGCCCATACCGTATATGCCCAGCGTCTTGCCGTGTACGTCCACGCCGAGCAACAGCATAGGCGCCCAGCTCTCCCAGCGCCCCGCCCGCAAGTAGCGCTCTCCTTCGCCGGCCCGTCGCGCAGCGGCCATGAGCAGCGTCCAGGCAAGGTCAGCCGTCGTTTCCGTCAACACCCCTGGCGTGTTCGTCACGACGACGCCGCGCGCGGTCGCCGCGGGCACGTCCACATTGTCATAACCCACGGCATAGTTGGCCACTATCCGCAACTGAGGCCCCGCCGCCTCCAGTACCTCCGCATCCACGCGGTCCGTGAGGATAGGAAGCAATGCTTCTACGCCGCGCACCGCGGCAAGCAGTTCCTCGCGCGGGATTACCCGGTCCTGGGGAAACACGCCGACTTCATTCGTTCCGAACGCCCCAGTCAACAGGTCGAGGGCGCTTTGCGGCAAGCGGCGGCAGACAAAAACGCGCATGAGAATCGTGTCCCTTCGCGATTGGTCACCAAGGTTGAGAAGATACCAATTCCCCTGCCTATGGGACAACGGAACGGCATCCAAGATGAGCCAGGGAAGGACGCTTGGACCGACCTGGCCGCGGCACCACTCAGAAAGCGTCCGCCAGAAGGGCCCGATTATGTACACGGGCATTGCGACCCCCCAGGAAGGAGCGCGAACCATCGGCATTTGGTTGAGCGCCCACAGGTACTCTCGCTGCCGGATGCGGCCATGGTCCTCATCGATGACTGGCGTGGTTCGCGCCCGATTCCCGCGCCTCTGCCAGGGCGGGCGCGCTGCGGCCGATGCGCGAGTCAGCCCCCCGCCGGCAGGTGCTCCGCCAACTCGCTTGCCAGGTGCAATGGTGACGTGGTCTTCTGCCCATGCGGCGCAGTCGTGCAGGGCTTCCGCAACACCGTAATCTTCTCTGGAAATCCTACCGTCTGGTCGGTTTCTATGGTGTCCCATACGTGCCGGTAGGAGAAGGGGGACCGTAAGGAAGCGGGCTTCTGTGCCGTGTGACGGTGTCTATCGAAGGCGTTCATCCTGCCCAAAAACGCCTGTTTTCCGGGGAGTGACAGCGTCCTCATGACGTGCATACCGTTCGCGAGGAAGTGTTTCAGAACGCGCATCCATGAGTTTGGCATGACGTTTGCTCTCTCGTTCCGTGCCTGCAGGACATAACGTCAAGCACCTCAACAAGGCAACTCAGCAAGGGAGAAACGCCATGTTCAGTTTCGCCGAGTTTCTTGCCAGTTTAATTACCTTTGTCATTGAGTATTTAACGGCATGGGTGCTATCTGCCCTCTTTCCGGAGGAAGAGGGAGAGGAATGAGAACCTTTCAACCGGGCGGTCCCACCCGCTCCCGCGCAACGAGGGCTCCATCGAACACAGACCACAACCATAGGAGGTGAGCACGCATCATGTTTGAATTTCAGGATTTCCTCGCGCAACTGACGGCTTGGTTTCTCGGCGAGGCCGCCGCATTTCTTATCGGTTTCGTTGAGACCTTATTCGCCGGGCCCGCGTCTCTCGTATAGCTGTTGTATCCCCGCCGCCCACGGTCCCGAGCCCCGCTTCCGGTGCCCGGGACCTTCGTCCTGCTCTTCCCGTTTCTCCTTTGCGAAACCAAGTGCCGTGGCCGGTCCAATCGCATGGGCGCCTCGGGAAGACTGGGACGCGCCATACGGGCGTGTTATGCTGGCCAGCGTTACGATGAGGTCCGTACACCCTCAGAGGAGCAAGGTCGGCCATGAGCAAATCACAACGCAAGAACGATAATCGGAGAGTCGCGGCCCATGCGGCATGGCTGGTCGCGGCTCTCGCAGCGGGCTCAATGCTTGCCTTCGCGAAAACGGCCGCCGCGGCCCCGCCGGATTTCGAGGCGCGCATACGTTCGGGCGAATTGCGGGAGGCTAATGCGGAGTGGTGGGGTTTCCAGCCTGAGGACGCGACGGCGTGTCTTCAGGCCGCGATCGATTCGGGCGCCGCGCGCGTCGTCGTGCCATACATGGGCGCGGACTGGGTCGTAACCCCGATCCGGTTGCGCGGCAACCTGGAACTCACATTCGAGCCGGGCGTGGTCGTGCAGGCGAAACAGGGCGAATTCAAGGGCAAAGGGGATTCGCTGTTCTCCGCGGCGGATGAATCGCGCGTCAAAATCACGGGCTACGGCGCTACGCTGCGCATGCGGAAACAAGATTACCAGAACCCCCCCTACGAACCGGCGGAATGGCGCATGACGCTGAGCCTTACCGGTTGTACCGGCGTGCAGGTCGAAGGGCTGCGCCTCGAAAGCAGCGGCGGCGACGGCATCTACATCGGAGCGTCCGCCGCACAGCCGTACTGCCGCGACGTCGTGATACGCAACGTCCTCTGCCTCGACCACCACCGGCAAGGCATCAGCGTCATCACCGCCGAGAACCTCCTCATCGAGAACTGCCTCCTCAGCGGCACGCGCGGCACCGCGCCGCAGGCGGGCATCGACCTCGAACCCAACGGGGCGGACGAGCGGCTGGTCAATTGCGTGATCCGCAATTGCGTCATGGAAGACAACGCGGGCGCGGGCATGCTGGTTTATCTCAAGCCGCTGACTGCGGAAAGCCTGCCCGTTTCCATACGTTTCGAGAACTGCTGCGTGAAGAGCGGCGCGGATCAGGGCATGGCCGTCGGCGCCGTGCGCGACGGATTGCAGGGGAGCATCGAGTTCGTCAACTGCACCGTCGAAAACACGGCCCGCGGCGGCGCGTTCGTATATGACAAATCGGCGGACGGGGCCGTTGTCCGGTTCCTTGGCTGCAAATGGGGCCACGCCGCCACCGCGCCCGCAACTTCGGGCCCACGCGCCCCGCTGCTCATTTCGCTGCTGCGCGCGTCCATCACGGACCACATCGGCGGCATCGAATTCCAGGATTGCGTCCTCTACGACGGCCAGGACCGTCCCGGGCTGGTAGCCGAATGCGACGCGGAGCGCGGCCGCATCACGAACGTGTGCGGGAACTTGCTGATCCAGAATCCCTTTGGCGCGCGCGTGCTCCTGGAGCCCGCGGAAGGCGCGGCCTGCACACTCACCGTCTCCCCTGCTTCCCCGTAACGTCCGCGCCGCCGTGGCAGGGGCATCTTGCCCATGCACTCCACGGTCCCCGCTTTCGCGGGGAGGACGCCCGCGCCACGCAGTCAGGAAGGGCGGCCCGAAGGCCGCCCTTCGGATAGCGTCGTAGGCCGTACTCAGTTCATGCCGGTGAAAGTCAGGATTCCGACAAGTCCGAGGATTTCCGCGACGGACCGGGTAACAGGCTGCACGCCGCCCGGTGGCTGCACGAATCGTAAGAAGTCCACATGGCCGTCCAGGTAGAGTACGTTCGCCCCGCCGGGAATGTGGTTGAAATCAGAGGCCCGCGTGGCGATCTGGTCGAACATGATAAACACCGTGCTCTGAGCCTGCGCCGTGGCGGCGGGGTTGTTGATATCCGTGATCAGGAAACGCTCGATGCCTTCCCGCAGACGGTAGATCGTGTTGCCGCCGCCATTGCCGACGCCGGTTACCGCATCCCCGCTAACATCGGCATCGACCCCCTTCTGGATAAGGGTGTTGTCGTTGGCCATCAGCCCGCTGACAACGTCGCTATTCGTTATCATCGCCTGCAGTCCGCCGACAAGTTGCGCCGGGCCGGACACCGGGGTGCCTGAGGGCGGCAGCAGGCTGGGGTCAACGCCCGGAAGCATCAACGCCAGCGCAAGCAAGCCGGAAGCGTCGACCGTGCCAAACTCGTCGCCGATCCGGTCGAATACCCAGCCCAGATAGACATAGCTTGCATCGACCGCTTGCGCGCATTCGTCAGTGTCATTGCCCGCCCAGCCGAAGCAGAAGTCGCCGGTATCCGGGTCCTTTGCCTTCTCGACGCTCGTGCCCAGGCTGGAATCCGAGGGACAGAAGGCAATCATGGGATCATTCAGATACTCGGGATAGAGGGTGAACAGATTCGGCCCCAAATCGACCCAGATCGCGCGGCTTCCGTCCTTTTTCGGGAAGGAACCAAACTGCATGGGCGGGAACCGTTCGCCCGGGTCCTCGCCGGAATACATCTTGTATACCAGTCCCCACTCTTTCAGGTTGTTCTGGCAGCTGGCACGGCGCGCCGATTCGCGCGCCCGCGCCAACGCCGGTAGCAGAATCGCGGCCAGAATCCCGATGATCGCGATCACGACCAGCAGTTCGATTAGCGTGAAACCTTTCTTGCGCGAAGGTACCATAATTAGAACTCCTTTTCTTGTGATGAAGACGCTCAAAAACACAGAAAGACCCACCTCCTCGAAAAGCTAGAATAACCCGAATTGCTGGCGTTGTCAATACCCGAAACATACCCCCGAAACATACCCCCAAGACACACCCCGAAGCGGGGCGTTTGCGCCGGGCGTGCGGCCGTCCGGTAACGACAGACACCGGTCGGGGACGCAGGGGCGACTTGCATTCCTGGAGCGCTCGAAGCACAATATTGCAGTCGTACTTTTGCCGTTGCCGCAGCTTGGGAAGAGGCGCATGTCCGCACGAAATTACGACAAGAATCAGAATACCTTTGAGATTCTCTATCGCATCCAGTGCGATGATGACTCCACCTACGAGTTTCCCGTAGTGCTGAACACCCGCACTCTGGAACGCATCCACGACGTTCCTGAAACGCCTCCCGATTGGGCGCGGATTGGCCTATGGGAACCCGGAGTATGCGAACTCGACCCGAACCGGCACCAATACTGTCCGTTGGCGCTTGCCGTGTCCGGCATGGTCGAGCAATTCCGGGAACTGCTTTCTTACACGGAAGTCACGGCGACCGTCGAGACCCCCCAGCGCATTATGGTCAAGCGCACCACGGTCCAACGCGCGCTGAGTTCGCTGATCGGGCTGCTCATGGCCACCAGCGGTTGCCCGAGCATGGCCTTCTTGAAACCGCTTGCCCGGTTTCACATGCCCTTTGCCACGCGCGAGGAAACCATCTTCCGCGTGGTGGGCGCCTACCTCTTCGGCCAATACCTGCTTCACCACCGCGGACTCCCCCACGACATGAATCTGGACAAGCTGCGGGAATCGTATGCGCGCGTCCACGCCATCAATATCAGTCTGGCGCGACAGCTTGGCGACGTGCCCGGCGGCGACGCGAATGTAAACGCGGTTGTTCTGCTCGACCTGTTCGCGCAGGAATTCCCGCCGGCCATCGACGAGCACATGGCGGAAATGGCGTATCTGTTCGCGGACTATGTGGACGAAGCCGAATCGCCCCTCACCCCATAGGCAAACCGTACGGACGCCCCGCTACTTCCCTTGAAACTCGGGCGGGCGCTTCTCGAAGAAGGCTGCCATGCCCTCTCCCACGTCCTCGCTGACGATTAGCTGGCTCTGTGCCCAGCGCTCCAGCGCCATCTGCGTGTACCGGTCGAGACCATCCCCTTCGTCAATAATCTTTTTGGCCATACCGACCGCAAGGGGAGCATTCCGCGCAATGCCCCGCGCCAGTTCGGCCGCGGCGGCGGCCAGATGGTCCGCCGGCGCGACACGATTCACAAGCCCCCACAGCAGCGCTTCCTCCGCACCGATTTCGCGGGCCGTCATGAGCATATCCTTGGCACGGCTCGGGCCGATGATGCGGCTCAGCCGCGTCGTGCCGCCCACATCGGCCACGAGGCCCAGCCGCGTTTCCGGAATGCTGATGCGCACATCCTCCGCCGCCACGCGCAGGTCAAAAGACAGCGCAAGCTCAAGCCCAAGGCCGATCACCTTCCCGTTCAGCGCGCCAACCACCGCGACCTCCGCAGCTTCGATGCGGTTCAGGTGATGCTGCATTGTGGCGGCGAGGCGTCGCAGCCAGCGCCCGGGATGCTGGTCCGCGCATTGCGCGCGCGCCAAGGCAAGCGCCGGCACATCCACCCCCGCTGAAAACACCGGGCCCTCGGCATCGACGATCACCGCGCGCACGCCCGGCTGTGCTTCCGCCGCACACACCGCGTCCGCGATTTGCTTGAGCATGTCGAGGTGAAGGGCATTGCGCTTGCCCGGCCGGCTCAACGTGACAAAATGAAGCGGGTCTTCCGTCCGTGTCTTGACATACTGCTCGGCGGCCATGGCGTCTCTCCCCGCGGGACCATCCCCGCGTCAGGATCGTGCCGCACGCATGAGGCCGGAGTCCAGCGCGAGCGGCTCCCCTTCCGGCACGCACTTATATTGCTCAAAGTCCGTGTAACCGACCTGGCGCAGGAAATCCTCGTCAATCAGCGCCCGCCCATTCGACGCTTCCGGGTGCTGTACGACCTCCCAGACCGCATCCGCCAGGATATCCGCCTTGCGCCAAACCGCCGGGTCACCGAGCCCGAAGTTGATTGTTGCGTAGGATTCGATGATCGTCTTGGGCCAGAGCGCCGTCGCGCGGATATGGTAGTCTTGCATCTCCCGCGCCAGCCCCAAGGCAATAATCGTCATGCCAAACTTGCTGATCATGTAGGCGATATGGCCGGGCACGATGCTGAGGTCTACGGGCGGCGACATCATGATCACGTGGCCGCTCTTCTGCGCCTTCATCGTTTCCAGGAACGCCTCCGTGACGGCATACGCCCCGCGCGCGTTGACTTCCATCACGAGATCGAAGCGGTTCATGGGCGTTTCGTCCATCGGCCGCCACCAGAGGGCCCCGGCATTGTTGATAACCACGTCTACGCGCCCGAAGCGGTCCAGCGTGGCCCGCGCGGCCGCCTGCACACTGGCCAGGTCCCGCACGTTACACGGCACGGGCAGTACGCCGGTTCCGTATTGAGCGATTTCCTCCGCGGCGGTGAAAATCGTCCCATCCAGCTTTGGATGCGGCTCGACTGTCTTGGCAGCGATGACGATGTCGTAGCCCTCGCGCGCCAGTTTGACGGCGCAGGCCTTGCCGATGCCCCGCGAAGCCCCCGTGATAAATGCCACTTTGCGCATATGCGTGATTTCCAGCATGGGTTGCGCGTCCGCCGACATTCAACGTAACGCCGGACAAACGCATAGGAGGAACGCCCGGAGAGACGGTCTGGATTCCCGGGCGATACGCGCCGTGAAGGAGAACCAGTCAGGGTGCCGCCGAGCCCTCTTGGTCTTACGGCAGGCGCGCAGCACAAGCGAGGAACTTGAGTCTCGGCCGCTCCGTAACGGAGGGGTTTTCAACGCGCCCATGCATTCACTGTAAATTACAGCGCCCCGGCCGTCGACCGGACCGGGGCGCCTGAGTCGCTTGGTGGAATTAGTGTTTCTTCGCGGCTTCCGCGGCAAGCACCTTGAGTTCGCGCTTGAGGATTTTGCCCGTCGGGCCTTTCGGCAATTCCGGCAGCACCTCGACTTCCTTCGGCCACTTGTACTTGGCCATCTTCTCCTTGATGTATTGCACGACCTCGTCCGGCGTCAAGGTCTGGCCCTCTCTGGCGGAGACGTAGATCTTCACTTCTTCGCCGCGCAATTCGTCCGGGATACCGACGACGGCCGCTTCGAGCACTTTCGGGTGCGCATAGAGGACTTCCTCAATCTCGCGCGGGTAGATATTCATCCCGCCGCGAATGATAAGGTCCTTCTTGCGGTCCACGATATAAAAATAGCCATCCTTGTCGAAGCGGCCCATATCGCCCGTATGAAACCACCCGTTCACGACGGCTTCCCGCGTGGCTTCCGGCCGGTTAAAGTAGCTCTTCATGACATTGTGTCCGCGAACAACGATCTCACCCACTTCGTCCGTCTCGCAGAAAGAGCCGTCATCGCGCATACACCGCATGTCCACGCCCCAGATGGGCTTGCCGATGGAGCCGACGCGCACTTCCTCGCCTTCCAGCGTGAAAGAGACCACCGGACTCGTCTCGGAGAGACCGTAGCCTTCGAGGATCGTGATGCCGTAGCGTTCGCGGAACCGGCGATGCACCTCTTCCGGAAGAGCGGCGCCGCCCGACACGGCCATCTTGACCGAGGAGAAGTCGTAGTCTTGCCAGTTCTGCTGGTTCAAGATGAAGAAGTACATGGTCGGCACCATGGCGACCAGTTTGATATGGTCGCGCTGGATGACCTGCATCGCCTTTTCCGTTTCGAAACGCGGCAACATGGAGACGGTGGCCCCGGAAAGAAAACTCGCGTTCATGATGCAGGTCTGGCCGAACGAGTGAAAGAGCGGCAACACCGCGAGCGCGACATCGCCCGGCGTCACTTTCACGATCTCCTTCGACGCGTAATACGCATTGAAAAAGAGATTGAAGTGCGTGAGTTCGGCCCCCTTTGGCGCCCCCGTGGTCCCCGAGGTGTACAGCAACACCGCCGTGTCGTCGGGCATCGTTTGATGCACCTCGAATTCCGTATCCGCGGAGATCATCAGGTGCATGAAATTCTCGCCGACCGCGGGCGCTTCCATGTCTTCCATCGAGCTGACGATAACGAGGTCGCGGCAGGAGTCCACGGCCGTGAACGCCTTCGTCGCTTCTTCCTGAAACAGTTTGAAAGCAAAGAACACCTTCGCCTGAGAATCGCGCAAGTAGTGTTCGATCTCGTGATGCTGGTAGAGCACGTTCACGGGCACGACCACCGCCCCCGCCTGCAGGATGCCATAATAGATGATAGGAAAGTGGGGCGTGTTTGCAATCATCATGGCGACTTTGTCGCCGGGGCCGACTCCTTTCGCGCGCAAGACGTTAGCCACGCGCTTGACCGCGGAGACGACTTCCGCGTAGGTCATCTTGCGGTCGTCGAGGATCACCGCATTCGTGTCGGGGTATTTCCTCGCGGTCACGTCCAGGAACGAAGCAAGATTAAGCATGGGATGTCCTCTCCGTTACGGCCTGCCGGCTGTACAATCATTCCTTCCACTTTCGCACACTGCGCGAACCAGCAGCGCCCGGGGGGCGCCGCGCTCACATCCGCCCCCTTCGCGGTCAGTAGAGTACGTAAAGCCTCGCAAGAATTCCAGTCACGGCCTGGCC
Proteins encoded in this window:
- a CDS encoding right-handed parallel beta-helix repeat-containing protein — translated: MSKSQRKNDNRRVAAHAAWLVAALAAGSMLAFAKTAAAAPPDFEARIRSGELREANAEWWGFQPEDATACLQAAIDSGAARVVVPYMGADWVVTPIRLRGNLELTFEPGVVVQAKQGEFKGKGDSLFSAADESRVKITGYGATLRMRKQDYQNPPYEPAEWRMTLSLTGCTGVQVEGLRLESSGGDGIYIGASAAQPYCRDVVIRNVLCLDHHRQGISVITAENLLIENCLLSGTRGTAPQAGIDLEPNGADERLVNCVIRNCVMEDNAGAGMLVYLKPLTAESLPVSIRFENCCVKSGADQGMAVGAVRDGLQGSIEFVNCTVENTARGGAFVYDKSADGAVVRFLGCKWGHAATAPATSGPRAPLLISLLRASITDHIGGIEFQDCVLYDGQDRPGLVAECDAERGRITNVCGNLLIQNPFGARVLLEPAEGAACTLTVSPASP
- a CDS encoding CHAT domain-containing protein yields the protein MGYRDVLADLTFDRTTGGLTALWDFAGAGKAWGRADAASIARWIENAQVWEDRTRSATRDLMPEDGPSYSSGGARLREYLQQTGADIFDRLFLTPEELTSSARIHWNHAFGGTASLPAVRVVFEFKSHAAQELCRIPLEMIHCGQPGVVSGVSGPFVLSEPVSVVRRVDSAPGLASPELRVDRLPVRVAVFAPEPANLPPEWALDIDGEIAALSEALKPLGARVRITVLRGPDATFARLDEEAARHHVIHFIGHGDVNAHGVAELLLCGPHGGMEWRSTADVAQCLLGKKVRLVFLNGCRTAAIGAFACHFPAVVGMQLRISDDGAKAFARGFYTSLAQCGQLDDAMRQGRREIWRTATNPDAQSEYFIPVLYMQSDDGRLFRFRECRPGRRVIAALLLVLVLAGGGLAYWSYAQRAQETRASAVPRSPAPPAAGQAPQAVSSGPAPPITEQPAPPPSDASPLEASVELWAPSTAVPGEHTVLTSESALSSGEKFQVALQLNRDAFVQLLLLDSQGELNRLWAGTWTLPLGQRLEGGVRHVFPDAKDGFVLDERQGTETVYVIVSEAPMTGLDASIERINARVLALRKGVSSVAPVQDARATVEEELGQHGRVVASGGFRHVAE
- a CDS encoding tetratricopeptide repeat protein: MIKAFENSNARFCMAVTLVLVFPGLWCRAARAETIAARPALTAGAAHPSEAVAFFEQALQLNRENETITPDVLQQKAYFYCKALELEPDFAEAWNNLGDVYESLGDFEAALQCYEKTVALRPDLAIAYFGMGDVHARCGRNEDAVRCYEEGLKHHPSPEEAACTQRRMEALRAEAAAEGAVLGAKDIAARLEAPVARGIGGVVNAPVVPFNEARVGFGYNSAVLVPGAKAQLTELGKALEMLVASPGNADACFEISGHTDARGSDEYNYELGLQRAESVRTFLVAGWPRLAERLVTCSHGEHMLIKRHASTELEHAVNRRVEVRKVERVDAQAPERARRELTLEVAVFRRTPSGGREQVVSGEGVLVSRDLYQVYVRPRTDCYVYVYQYDSAGKGAWLFPRKETSGQATRLAADAEYWLPAEGQYYTLDETPGEEVICIVASRSRAADLEYLLQHPSPEGREEQVQIAARGVARIAPVQEAREQGRSRPDTETLFATAGAFRARLAFRHAPKAER
- a CDS encoding D-glycerate dehydrogenase, with protein sequence MRVFVCRRLPQSALDLLTGAFGTNEVGVFPQDRVIPREELLAAVRGVEALLPILTDRVDAEVLEAAGPQLRIVANYAVGYDNVDVPAATARGVVVTNTPGVLTETTADLAWTLLMAAARRAGEGERYLRAGRWESWAPMLLLGVDVHGKTLGIYGMGRIGQAVARRARSFDMRVLYHDVAMLPAGIAAQLNAAHVDKATLLRESDFISVHCPLTPETRHAFGAAEFRAMKRTAVLVNTARGPIVDEAALAAALRQGEIFAAGLDVFEHEPGVRAELLACENAVLLPHLGSATAETRARMAEIAAANIIACLRGDTPPNCLNPEVLRSRGPLR